From the genome of Lentilactobacillus buchneri, one region includes:
- a CDS encoding GNAT family N-acetyltransferase, whose translation MQTPTVGLMSAKIGLPVQKYRKSDDNQLNIKVQEVYFEEPIMKLIVESSKPARGAAAYIRMSVFVLERGIAFRDEFDDKDSDSMVYAVLFDDKVPVATCRFETYNDHTLKVGRVATLKEARGHGYGRKVVSALEDKAKQMGFTHSLIHSEMDAVKFYQRLGYEITSDVFYEDGVPCVVVEKDL comes from the coding sequence ATGCAAACGCCGACCGTTGGGTTGATGTCGGCAAAGATTGGCCTGCCGGTCCAGAAGTATCGTAAATCAGATGATAACCAGCTCAATATTAAAGTTCAAGAAGTCTATTTTGAGGAGCCTATTATGAAATTAATCGTGGAAAGTTCCAAACCAGCTCGTGGGGCTGCTGCTTACATTCGAATGTCCGTTTTTGTATTGGAGCGCGGAATCGCCTTTCGAGATGAATTCGATGACAAAGATTCCGACAGCATGGTTTATGCGGTCTTATTTGATGACAAAGTGCCAGTCGCGACTTGTCGGTTTGAAACTTACAATGACCACACCCTTAAAGTCGGCAGAGTCGCAACCTTAAAGGAAGCGCGAGGACATGGCTATGGCAGAAAAGTTGTCAGTGCCCTTGAAGACAAGGCCAAACAAATGGGTTTCACTCATTCACTGATTCATAGTGAAATGGACGCCGTCAAATTTTATCAACGCCTGGGTTATGAGATCACGTCCGATGTGTTTTATGAGGACGGCGTGCCTTGTGTTGTGGTGGAGAAGGATTTGTAG
- a CDS encoding Y-family DNA polymerase, producing MQTPLDNPSLLPSHDIMCIDCKSFFASTEAIKRGEHPLSTKIAVMSREESSGGLILAASPYTKKNFGVKLGTRRFEVNDQMDIEMVEPHMADYVALNYRINRIYRQFTDDIHWFPYSIDESFIDVSHSHKLFGSNAQIAKLIQDKVFKATGIVTTIGIGQNPLLAKLALDNAAKKKEPWQAEWDYADVPDTIWQIPDLADMWGIGSHTAVKLNQLGIYTIKELAHADVNLLKKKFGVMGEQLYYHAWGIDYSNLEKRYLPRSDNKGYGNSQVLMRDYTELGDLKTVFGEIADQVATRLRKNNVVAEVVSIFIGMATTDKQGRTHFSAQMHVEPTNSTKSIANAVHYLLESKWDGSAVRNVGVRCNRLSKKRETRFSLFEDPITTLDKEKLEQTIDIIRKKYGYKALIRASSKTKGGTAIDRAGLVGGHQA from the coding sequence ATGCAAACACCTCTTGATAATCCCAGCCTTTTGCCCAGCCACGACATTATGTGCATTGACTGCAAGTCTTTTTTTGCCTCCACTGAGGCCATCAAGCGCGGGGAGCATCCCCTTTCCACCAAAATTGCCGTCATGAGCCGCGAAGAATCCTCCGGTGGACTCATTTTAGCTGCCAGTCCCTACACCAAGAAAAACTTTGGTGTCAAACTGGGGACTCGACGATTTGAAGTCAATGATCAGATGGATATCGAAATGGTGGAACCGCACATGGCCGATTACGTTGCCCTTAACTACCGAATCAACCGCATCTACCGTCAGTTTACCGATGATATTCACTGGTTCCCCTATTCTATTGATGAGAGCTTCATCGATGTCAGCCACAGCCACAAATTATTTGGTTCCAATGCCCAAATTGCCAAATTGATTCAAGACAAAGTTTTTAAAGCAACCGGCATTGTCACGACGATTGGCATCGGACAAAATCCCCTGCTGGCCAAACTGGCCCTGGATAACGCCGCCAAGAAAAAAGAGCCTTGGCAGGCCGAATGGGACTACGCCGACGTCCCCGATACTATTTGGCAGATTCCAGATCTTGCCGATATGTGGGGAATTGGCAGCCACACCGCCGTCAAACTCAATCAGTTGGGCATTTATACCATTAAAGAACTGGCCCACGCCGACGTTAACCTGTTAAAGAAGAAATTTGGTGTCATGGGTGAACAGCTTTACTACCACGCGTGGGGCATTGACTACTCCAACCTTGAGAAGCGTTATCTTCCCCGTTCAGACAATAAAGGTTACGGCAATTCACAGGTATTAATGCGCGACTACACGGAATTGGGTGATCTAAAAACTGTTTTCGGTGAAATTGCCGATCAAGTCGCGACCCGCCTGCGAAAAAACAACGTCGTCGCTGAAGTCGTCAGTATTTTCATCGGGATGGCCACCACAGACAAGCAGGGACGAACCCACTTCTCAGCCCAAATGCACGTTGAACCCACCAACTCAACCAAAAGCATTGCCAATGCCGTCCACTATTTATTGGAAAGTAAATGGGACGGCAGCGCAGTTCGTAACGTCGGGGTTCGTTGCAATCGGCTTTCAAAAAAGCGTGAAACCCGCTTCAGCCTGTTTGAGGATCCCATCACTACCTTGGATAAGGAAAAATTGGAGCAAACCATCGACATTATCCGCAAAAAATACGGTTACAAAGCACTAATCAGAGCTTCGTCCAAAACCAAAGGCGGCACTGCAATCGACCGTGCCGGTTTGGTTGGCGGTCATCAAGCTTAA
- a CDS encoding ACT domain-containing protein, with translation MKAVITVIGHDQIGIVAKVSQRLATLKVNITDISQTLMHGDFTMMLMGEWNDADVQFEVVKQGLQDLANETGLSINIQRQELFDAIQKL, from the coding sequence ATGAAAGCAGTTATTACAGTGATTGGTCATGACCAAATTGGCATTGTGGCAAAAGTTTCTCAACGGTTGGCAACTTTGAAGGTTAACATTACCGATATTTCCCAAACACTGATGCATGGTGATTTTACCATGATGCTCATGGGCGAATGGAACGATGCTGATGTGCAGTTTGAAGTTGTCAAACAGGGCTTACAGGATTTGGCAAATGAGACCGGCCTATCGATTAATATTCAGCGTCAAGAATTATTCGACGCGATTCAAAAGCTGTAG
- a CDS encoding amino acid ABC transporter ATP-binding protein, giving the protein MSEKVKVTNLVKTFGDNEVLKGINLTVQKNEVVVIIGPSGSGKSTLLRNLNKLEEPTSGSIVIDNVDIARNDVDINAVRENIGMVFQHFNLFKNLSVGENIMLAPVELKKETKDQAAVQAKKLLETVGLQEKFDATVQSLSGGQQQRVAIARALAMNPDIMLFDEPTSALDPEMVGDVLAVMKDLAKQGMTMVVVTHEMGFAKEVADRVVFVDDGQILEEGTPEQIFEHPQNERLQDFLNKILNV; this is encoded by the coding sequence ATGAGCGAAAAAGTAAAAGTCACAAATTTAGTCAAAACCTTTGGTGACAATGAAGTCCTCAAGGGCATCAATCTAACGGTTCAAAAAAATGAAGTGGTCGTTATCATCGGCCCTTCAGGATCTGGAAAGAGTACCCTTCTCCGCAACCTGAATAAGTTGGAGGAACCAACTTCTGGATCGATCGTTATTGACAATGTCGACATTGCCAGAAATGATGTTGATATTAACGCGGTACGGGAAAATATTGGTATGGTGTTCCAGCATTTCAATTTGTTCAAAAACTTATCCGTTGGTGAAAACATTATGTTGGCTCCTGTCGAACTCAAAAAGGAAACCAAGGACCAGGCAGCAGTTCAGGCTAAAAAGTTACTGGAAACCGTTGGCTTACAGGAGAAGTTCGATGCGACAGTTCAATCATTGTCCGGTGGTCAGCAGCAACGAGTCGCCATTGCGCGGGCATTGGCAATGAACCCAGACATCATGTTGTTTGATGAACCAACCTCAGCACTGGATCCCGAAATGGTTGGCGATGTTCTGGCAGTTATGAAGGACTTAGCCAAGCAAGGAATGACAATGGTCGTGGTTACCCACGAAATGGGATTTGCCAAGGAAGTAGCCGACCGGGTCGTGTTTGTAGATGACGGTCAAATCCTTGAAGAAGGTACCCCAGAACAAATTTTTGAACACCCGCAGAATGAACGATTACAGGATTTCTTGAATAAAATTTTGAACGTCTAA
- a CDS encoding PFL family protein, whose protein sequence is METKQILETILMISEEKLDIRTITMGISLFDCIDSDGVKARQKIYDKLTTSAKDLVKVADRIESEYGIPIVNKRISVTPISMIAAACHDDNYVAYAQTMEKAAETLGVDLIGGFSALVQKGYQSGDRKLIASMPEALSETQRVCGSVNVGSTRAGINMDAVKQMGQVVKDLSEIDPVSCMSLVVFANAVEDNPFMAGAFHGVGEADKVINVGISGPGVVKRALEQVKGESIDTVSETIKKTAFKVTRMGQFVGNVAAKALNVPFGIVDLSLAPTPSQGDSVAEILEEIGLESVGAPGTTAALALLNDAVKKGGVMACEHVGGLSGAFIPVSEDSGMIKAVEHGNLNLEKLEAMTAVCSVGLDMVAVPGDTPAETISGMIADEAAIGVINNKTTAVRVIPAKGKQVGEQIDFGGIFGYAPVMPVNTNSPAKFVQRGGRIPAPIHSFKN, encoded by the coding sequence ATGGAAACCAAACAAATTTTAGAGACCATTCTGATGATTTCTGAAGAAAAACTTGATATTCGAACCATCACAATGGGAATCTCGCTATTTGACTGTATCGATAGCGATGGTGTTAAGGCCCGGCAAAAGATTTATGATAAATTGACGACCAGTGCCAAAGATTTGGTGAAGGTTGCTGATCGAATTGAATCAGAGTATGGCATTCCCATTGTGAATAAACGGATTTCTGTGACCCCGATTTCAATGATTGCTGCTGCGTGTCACGATGATAATTATGTCGCCTATGCGCAGACAATGGAAAAGGCAGCAGAAACCCTGGGGGTTGATTTGATCGGTGGCTTCTCCGCGTTGGTTCAAAAAGGCTACCAATCAGGTGATCGAAAATTGATTGCTTCGATGCCGGAAGCCTTGAGTGAGACACAACGGGTTTGTGGCTCGGTTAATGTTGGTTCTACAAGAGCCGGGATTAACATGGATGCCGTCAAACAAATGGGCCAAGTGGTTAAAGATTTGTCTGAAATCGATCCGGTCAGCTGTATGAGTCTGGTGGTCTTTGCCAACGCGGTTGAAGACAATCCGTTCATGGCCGGCGCCTTTCATGGCGTTGGTGAAGCTGATAAAGTCATTAATGTTGGGATTAGTGGTCCGGGCGTGGTTAAACGGGCGCTTGAACAGGTCAAGGGGGAATCAATTGACACGGTTTCCGAAACGATCAAAAAAACGGCCTTCAAAGTCACTCGAATGGGCCAGTTTGTCGGTAATGTGGCTGCTAAAGCGCTGAACGTGCCGTTTGGAATCGTTGATTTGTCGCTGGCGCCAACGCCAAGTCAAGGGGACTCAGTCGCCGAAATTCTTGAAGAAATCGGTTTGGAAAGTGTGGGCGCCCCGGGAACGACCGCTGCTTTGGCATTGTTGAATGATGCGGTCAAAAAGGGTGGCGTGATGGCTTGTGAACATGTTGGCGGGCTGTCAGGTGCCTTTATTCCCGTGTCAGAGGACAGTGGGATGATCAAGGCAGTTGAGCACGGTAATTTGAATTTGGAAAAATTGGAGGCAATGACTGCTGTTTGTTCAGTGGGATTGGACATGGTGGCAGTTCCGGGCGATACGCCGGCTGAAACAATCAGTGGGATGATCGCAGATGAAGCAGCTATCGGTGTGATTAACAATAAGACAACGGCGGTGCGGGTGATCCCGGCGAAGGGCAAGCAAGTCGGAGAGCAAATTGACTTCGGCGGGATATTCGGCTATGCGCCGGTAATGCCGGTAAACACCAATAGCCCAGCGAAATTCGTTCAAAGGGGAGGAAGAATCCCGGCACCGATTCATTCGTTTAAAAACTAA
- a CDS encoding sugar O-acetyltransferase: MATEKEKFLAGEPYLVMDPELTNDETKARRLCKMMNELDDTAGAEKEALVRKLFGSVGKDPWVQPNFRCDFGYNIHVGDNFICNYDNVILDIAPVTIGNHCMLAPHVQIYAAYHPLDPKQRANFVGLGKPVTLGNDVWVGGGSVILPGVTLGNNVIVGANSTVTKSFGDNLIIAGNPARVIRENPNKE; the protein is encoded by the coding sequence ATGGCAACTGAAAAGGAAAAATTTTTAGCGGGTGAACCATACTTGGTGATGGATCCCGAATTAACCAACGACGAAACTAAAGCCCGCCGCTTATGTAAGATGATGAATGAACTGGACGACACTGCCGGTGCGGAAAAAGAGGCCCTGGTCCGCAAACTGTTTGGCTCAGTCGGAAAAGACCCCTGGGTTCAACCGAACTTCCGCTGTGACTTTGGCTACAATATTCACGTTGGCGATAACTTTATTTGTAACTACGATAACGTCATCTTGGATATTGCACCGGTGACAATTGGTAATCACTGCATGCTGGCTCCACACGTGCAAATTTACGCTGCTTATCATCCCCTTGATCCCAAACAACGGGCGAACTTTGTGGGTCTGGGCAAACCGGTGACTTTGGGCAATGACGTTTGGGTTGGCGGCGGATCGGTGATTCTCCCCGGCGTTACGCTTGGCAACAATGTCATCGTTGGCGCTAATTCAACCGTCACCAAATCATTTGGAGATAACCTCATCATTGCCGGCAATCCTGCCCGCGTGATTCGAGAAAATCCCAACAAAGAATAA
- a CDS encoding matrixin family metalloprotease, which produces MSRVVKKLTLLAVGLLSLALMIDVAATSADAKTTAAKIVRVTPQKSTAYRAAKGIIYGDKTLTQKLHSAKNYPETIFYATKRVTVRKPNGKTAVYYYVANKSKTITGYIWHGYLTKTQVAMSQKSLMKLINAAPDMNPDETILSLKPVNYETHEAVFDLAYNVFHFSPTSMFKDHHALIYVANPELNQHVQNAMNKWNTALGETVFQMGSQSHYTLKISFGSGTKEGWDGLYDSRQIFIDKTHYHDAKYPLGYIKPSLAAKFTIDQYWDGVLAHELGHTLGLDHTGYQADLMYAATSAGNMIAKYAWQKPVEKSINGLDGTEMATITNRDLNRAKLTKLLGYW; this is translated from the coding sequence ATGAGTCGGGTCGTAAAAAAATTAACGTTGCTGGCAGTCGGACTGCTTTCGTTAGCATTGATGATTGATGTTGCCGCAACCTCGGCTGATGCAAAAACCACAGCGGCAAAAATTGTCCGGGTCACTCCCCAGAAAAGCACAGCCTATCGAGCAGCCAAAGGGATTATTTATGGGGATAAAACGCTAACGCAAAAACTTCACAGCGCTAAAAATTATCCGGAAACGATCTTCTACGCTACTAAACGGGTGACCGTCAGAAAACCGAATGGTAAAACGGCAGTCTACTATTATGTTGCCAATAAAAGCAAAACAATAACGGGGTATATTTGGCACGGCTATTTAACCAAAACGCAAGTGGCAATGTCTCAGAAGTCGCTGATGAAATTGATTAATGCAGCCCCAGATATGAATCCGGATGAAACTATCCTAAGTCTGAAGCCGGTGAACTATGAAACCCATGAAGCTGTTTTTGACTTGGCATATAACGTTTTTCATTTTTCGCCAACCTCAATGTTCAAGGATCATCACGCGTTGATTTACGTGGCCAATCCGGAATTGAACCAGCACGTTCAAAACGCCATGAACAAATGGAATACTGCCTTGGGTGAAACTGTCTTTCAGATGGGAAGCCAAAGCCACTATACCTTAAAGATTTCATTTGGCAGCGGGACAAAAGAAGGCTGGGATGGTCTTTACGACAGCAGGCAAATTTTTATCGATAAAACCCACTATCACGATGCCAAATATCCGCTGGGGTATATCAAACCCAGTCTAGCTGCCAAATTTACGATTGATCAATATTGGGATGGTGTCCTGGCACATGAACTTGGCCATACCCTTGGGCTTGACCACACCGGCTATCAGGCAGACTTGATGTATGCAGCGACCAGTGCCGGCAATATGATTGCCAAATATGCATGGCAGAAGCCGGTCGAAAAATCCATCAATGGATTGGACGGCACCGAAATGGCCACGATCACCAATCGCGATTTGAATCGGGCAAAATTGACCAAACTTCTTGGTTACTGGTAA
- a CDS encoding IS30 family transposase, producing MTRIKNIISNQYHQLNLAERGRIESLRDLDWSIRRIAQALHRNPSTISRELKRGTTTQINASTHIFEQSYLAETGEAIYRKHRLNSCYRGLFDHCQTFCNALVTALKARPRMHSVDTFVHQFKTDHPRLVCPSTPTVYRYIDDQRLVIRNSDLPAKLRRRIKCPGAKHHRINKKNLGHSIEERPAMVQARQELGHWEGDLVKGKRVESEPALMTLTERVSRLEIIVKLPNYHADTCLKALQNTLYDYGTEHFKTITFDNGAEFSSLSQVKGTDIYFAHPYSPWERGTNENTNGLLREFFPKGRSLASASLIDIQLAQDTLNNRLRRSLNYRCPADLMPELA from the coding sequence ATGACCCGAATTAAGAATATCATATCTAATCAGTATCACCAACTCAATTTAGCTGAACGTGGTCGAATTGAATCCCTAAGGGACTTAGATTGGTCTATCCGCCGGATTGCCCAGGCCCTTCATCGTAATCCCAGCACGATTTCACGTGAATTAAAACGTGGGACAACGACACAGATTAACGCTAGTACTCATATCTTTGAACAGTCATATCTGGCAGAAACTGGTGAAGCAATTTATCGTAAGCACCGACTAAATAGCTGTTATCGTGGACTCTTTGATCATTGTCAAACCTTCTGTAATGCTTTGGTGACAGCTTTAAAAGCGCGTCCCAGGATGCATAGTGTGGATACTTTTGTCCACCAATTCAAGACTGATCACCCAAGGCTTGTCTGCCCCTCAACACCGACGGTGTACCGGTATATTGATGACCAGCGTTTAGTTATCCGCAATTCAGACCTACCAGCTAAACTACGTCGCCGGATTAAATGCCCCGGGGCAAAGCATCATCGAATCAATAAGAAAAATCTGGGCCATTCAATCGAAGAGCGTCCCGCCATGGTTCAAGCGCGTCAAGAGCTTGGACACTGGGAAGGTGACTTGGTCAAAGGCAAACGGGTTGAATCTGAGCCAGCATTAATGACTTTGACTGAACGTGTTAGTCGCTTAGAGATCATCGTTAAACTTCCCAATTATCATGCCGACACTTGCTTGAAAGCCCTCCAGAATACCTTATATGACTATGGAACCGAGCACTTTAAAACCATTACTTTTGATAATGGTGCTGAGTTCTCAAGCTTGAGTCAAGTCAAGGGAACTGACATCTACTTTGCCCATCCTTATTCACCATGGGAACGTGGAACCAATGAGAACACTAACGGCCTTTTGCGCGAGTTCTTCCCGAAGGGCAGATCCTTGGCTTCGGCCTCACTCATTGACATTCAGCTGGCTCAAGATACCTTAAACAACCGGCTACGGCGGTCATTGAACTATCGCTGCCCAGCCGATCTAATGCCTGAACTAGCTTAG
- a CDS encoding YbaK/EbsC family protein: protein MSFEKVKQYFNEVGLADRIKVLDESSATVMEAAEALNCEPEHIAKTMSFLIDSHPLLVVLAGDAKVDNKKFKAEFHKRARMIPRDQVEEYIGHQPGGVCPFALNQGVKVYLDVSLQRFEFIYPAAGDTHSAVKLSVDELSKYANADRWVDVGKDWPAGPEVS, encoded by the coding sequence ATGTCGTTTGAAAAAGTGAAACAGTACTTTAACGAGGTTGGCTTAGCCGATCGCATTAAAGTCTTGGATGAATCCAGCGCAACGGTTATGGAAGCTGCTGAAGCGTTAAATTGTGAACCGGAACATATTGCCAAAACAATGTCGTTCTTGATTGATTCCCACCCACTGCTGGTTGTGTTGGCCGGTGATGCCAAAGTCGACAACAAAAAGTTCAAGGCCGAATTTCACAAGCGCGCCAGAATGATCCCAAGAGATCAAGTTGAAGAATATATTGGCCATCAACCAGGAGGTGTTTGCCCATTTGCTCTCAATCAAGGCGTTAAAGTCTATCTGGACGTTTCCCTTCAGCGGTTTGAATTCATCTACCCTGCGGCAGGTGACACCCACAGCGCAGTCAAATTGTCTGTCGATGAGCTCAGCAAATATGCAAACGCCGACCGTTGGGTTGATGTCGGCAAAGATTGGCCTGCCGGTCCAGAAGTATCGTAA
- a CDS encoding 2-keto-4-pentenoate hydratase, with translation MDEQATMELTTKENELANKLFNAYETHKPLKESDYDGVVKDEKSAYRVQRRLTQLKQEDVGGYKVSLTSKQTQDMFDSDSPLYGAQVKSHFLQSPVTLHRGELMEPLAEVEMLFTAKEDLSSKDSLEDLMRKTKVAPAVEVPDSRFSDWFPSLSKYMVMSDAAVGGYVVYGDEKDTNLLFDNVDDLANVKCELFHDGKKLKDGASSEVLGNPLKSLHWLVEKLESQGMPLQAGQRVSSGTFLLPESLSNGDWKATFDKGLGAVFLKVAGD, from the coding sequence ATGGATGAACAAGCAACGATGGAATTAACAACTAAGGAAAATGAATTAGCAAACAAATTATTTAACGCTTACGAGACACACAAGCCATTAAAAGAGTCCGACTACGATGGTGTCGTTAAGGATGAAAAGTCAGCCTATCGGGTTCAAAGACGACTAACCCAACTCAAGCAGGAAGACGTTGGCGGCTACAAAGTATCGCTTACCAGTAAGCAAACTCAAGATATGTTTGACTCCGACTCACCACTATATGGTGCCCAGGTTAAGAGCCATTTCCTACAATCCCCAGTTACCCTTCACCGTGGCGAACTCATGGAACCACTTGCTGAAGTTGAAATGCTCTTTACTGCTAAAGAAGATCTCAGCAGCAAAGATTCTTTAGAAGATCTCATGAGAAAGACCAAGGTTGCCCCAGCTGTCGAAGTACCTGATTCACGCTTCAGTGACTGGTTCCCAAGCCTATCCAAATATATGGTCATGTCCGATGCTGCTGTTGGTGGTTACGTCGTCTACGGTGATGAAAAAGATACCAATCTCCTATTTGACAACGTCGATGATCTAGCCAACGTTAAATGTGAACTATTCCATGACGGCAAGAAGCTAAAGGACGGCGCTTCATCAGAAGTGTTGGGCAATCCGTTAAAATCCTTACACTGGCTGGTTGAAAAACTCGAATCACAAGGAATGCCGCTACAAGCTGGTCAACGTGTTTCAAGCGGTACCTTCCTACTACCTGAATCACTCAGCAATGGCGACTGGAAAGCAACCTTTGATAAGGGGCTTGGCGCTGTGTTCTTGAAAGTTGCAGGTGATTAA
- a CDS encoding amino acid ABC transporter substrate-binding protein/permease, producing the protein MKRKVLTAFGLLAAFATILFCLALPGSEAQAKTYQIGTDVTYPPFEFANKENKYVGIDIDIIKSIAKEEGFKVNVKPVGFNAAVQSVQSGQLDGIIAGMTITPERKDKFDFGTPYYKTGAVMAVKKGSDITSFKQLKGKKVALKTGTAAADYANSLKKKYGFKTVTFDDSDNMYQDVTTGNSVACFDDQPVLQYGIKHGLKLQIASKPANQGWYGFGVKKGTHKALIKKFNAGLKKIQANGTYDKIVGKYLGNANNSKVKGKTFVIGTDVTFPPFEFANKNNKYVGIDMDLIRAIANEQGFKVKIKALGFNAAVQAVESGQADGVIAGMSITNERKAQFDFSKPYFNSGVVMAVAKNSKIHKLSELKGKRVAVKTGTSGADYANSIKKKYGFKVVTFDDSNNMYQDVSTGNSVACFEDHPVMQYAIKQGTKLKIVTKPALNAPYGFAVKKGHNQALLQAFNQGLADLKASGTYDSIKAKYLGADEIKTAAKTSGNSAEDRTFIGLIKQNKGALWSGLQETLWLTVVSIFFATIFGVLVGLMGVVPNKFSQGTSTTLIYLFRGMPLLVLALFIYTGIPSLTGQKIPAFVAGVVTLTFNEGAYIAAFVKGGIQAVDPGQMEASRSLGLPFGKAMRKVILPQGIRIMVPSFINQFIITLKDTSILSIIGLLELTQTGKIIIARNLEGFKVWTIVAAIYLIIITVLTWLSNWVQRRTKV; encoded by the coding sequence ATGAAGCGCAAAGTGTTAACGGCTTTCGGATTGCTGGCAGCTTTTGCCACGATCTTGTTCTGTCTGGCGCTACCAGGCAGCGAAGCACAAGCTAAGACGTACCAAATCGGGACAGATGTTACTTATCCCCCATTTGAATTTGCCAACAAGGAAAATAAATACGTCGGAATCGATATTGACATTATCAAGTCAATTGCCAAAGAGGAAGGCTTTAAAGTCAATGTTAAGCCGGTTGGATTTAACGCGGCGGTGCAATCCGTTCAATCCGGCCAGCTTGACGGAATTATTGCCGGGATGACGATCACCCCGGAACGAAAAGATAAGTTTGATTTCGGAACACCCTACTATAAGACCGGTGCGGTCATGGCCGTCAAAAAAGGCAGTGACATCACCAGTTTCAAACAACTTAAGGGTAAAAAAGTAGCTCTCAAAACCGGAACGGCCGCTGCGGATTATGCCAATAGTTTGAAGAAGAAGTATGGGTTTAAGACCGTGACGTTCGATGATTCGGATAATATGTATCAAGACGTCACGACCGGCAACTCGGTTGCTTGTTTCGACGACCAACCCGTTCTCCAGTATGGCATTAAACACGGTTTAAAGCTTCAAATTGCCAGCAAGCCTGCTAACCAAGGTTGGTATGGGTTTGGTGTTAAAAAGGGCACTCACAAGGCATTAATTAAGAAATTCAATGCCGGCCTGAAAAAGATTCAAGCGAATGGGACTTACGACAAAATTGTCGGTAAGTATCTGGGAAACGCAAATAATTCCAAAGTAAAAGGCAAAACTTTCGTTATTGGAACTGATGTTACCTTTCCCCCGTTTGAATTTGCCAACAAGAATAACAAATACGTCGGAATTGACATGGATTTAATTCGAGCTATTGCCAACGAACAAGGCTTTAAAGTCAAAATTAAAGCCCTGGGATTCAACGCGGCCGTCCAAGCTGTTGAGTCTGGTCAAGCGGATGGTGTGATTGCCGGAATGTCAATCACCAACGAACGGAAAGCTCAGTTTGACTTTTCCAAACCGTACTTCAATTCTGGAGTTGTCATGGCTGTTGCTAAGAACAGCAAGATTCATAAATTGTCAGAGTTGAAAGGTAAACGGGTTGCGGTTAAAACCGGAACCTCGGGTGCCGATTATGCCAATAGTATCAAAAAGAAATACGGCTTTAAAGTGGTTACATTCGATGATTCCAACAATATGTATCAAGATGTCTCAACCGGGAATTCAGTTGCCTGTTTTGAAGATCATCCAGTTATGCAATACGCAATCAAGCAAGGAACCAAGTTGAAGATTGTCACCAAGCCCGCATTAAATGCACCATATGGCTTTGCGGTTAAAAAAGGTCATAACCAAGCACTTCTGCAGGCGTTTAACCAAGGACTGGCAGATCTGAAGGCCAGCGGCACATATGATAGCATTAAGGCCAAATATTTGGGTGCTGATGAGATTAAGACAGCTGCCAAGACATCTGGCAACAGCGCCGAAGACCGGACGTTTATCGGCTTAATTAAGCAAAATAAAGGTGCCCTATGGTCAGGGCTGCAAGAAACCCTTTGGCTGACAGTGGTATCAATCTTCTTTGCAACCATCTTCGGTGTTTTGGTTGGATTGATGGGCGTGGTGCCTAACAAATTCAGTCAGGGAACTTCGACAACGTTGATTTACCTGTTTAGGGGAATGCCCCTGCTGGTTTTGGCACTGTTCATTTATACTGGAATTCCGAGTTTGACGGGGCAAAAAATTCCTGCCTTTGTCGCCGGGGTCGTGACGCTGACCTTTAACGAAGGTGCGTATATCGCCGCGTTTGTCAAAGGCGGCATTCAAGCCGTCGATCCCGGACAAATGGAAGCCTCGAGAAGTTTGGGGCTCCCGTTTGGAAAAGCCATGCGTAAAGTTATCCTGCCACAAGGGATTCGAATTATGGTGCCGTCGTTTATTAACCAATTCATTATTACTTTGAAGGATACGTCAATCCTATCAATTATTGGTTTGCTTGAATTGACCCAGACCGGTAAAATTATTATTGCGAGAAACTTGGAAGGATTCAAAGTCTGGACAATCGTTGCCGCAATTTATCTGATTATTATTACTGTATTAACTTGGTTATCAAATTGGGTACAAAGGAGAACTAAGGTATGA